In one Ralstonia pickettii genomic region, the following are encoded:
- a CDS encoding IS3 family transposase (programmed frameshift), giving the protein MSAQRYTEEFKVEAVNQVLDRGHSVAEVAQRLGVSQHSLYQWIKQRRQPVAEPQGQVSQSEEVRRLKAELKRVTEERDILKKGRSVLCQAVRVRYAFIKAHAGQYSVRRLCKAMAVHPSGYYAWQAQPLSPRAKDDQRLLGLLKQAWLESGGVYGYRKLTLDMRDLGERCGKHRVARLLKAEGLRSQSGYRRRPAGRAGKPAVVAPNHLQRQFTVDAPNQSWVTDITYIRTHEGWLYLSVVIDLWSRMVVGWSMGQRIDTQLALDALLMALWRRRPHQQVLIHSDQGCQFTGHTWQSFLREHNLLCSMSRRGNCHDNAVAESFFQLLKRERVRRQIYATRQEAKSDVFNYIEMFYNPTRRHSSANGLSPVEFEQRHSPRLVGV; this is encoded by the exons ATGAGTGCGCAGAGATACACCGAAGAATTCAAGGTTGAGGCGGTCAATCAGGTCTTGGACAGAGGCCACAGCGTGGCCGAGGTCGCGCAGCGGTTAGGCGTGAGCCAGCACAGCCTGTACCAGTGGATCAAACAGCGACGCCAGCCCGTGGCAGAGCCGCAAGGGCAGGTATCGCAATCCGAGGAGGTACGTAGGCTCAAGGCCGAGCTCAAACGGGTGACCGAGGAGCGCGACATCCTAAAAAAGG GCCGCAGCGTACTTTGCCAAGCAGTCCGGGTGAGGTACGCCTTCATCAAGGCGCACGCGGGTCAATACAGCGTGCGCCGTCTGTGCAAAGCGATGGCGGTGCATCCCAGCGGTTATTACGCGTGGCAGGCGCAGCCCTTGAGCCCGCGTGCGAAGGACGACCAGCGCCTGCTTGGACTACTCAAGCAGGCGTGGTTGGAGAGCGGCGGGGTCTATGGCTATCGCAAGCTCACCCTGGACATGCGCGACTTGGGTGAGCGCTGCGGCAAACACCGCGTGGCGCGGCTGCTCAAGGCCGAGGGATTGCGTTCTCAATCAGGCTACCGCCGACGCCCTGCCGGGCGTGCCGGCAAGCCGGCGGTGGTCGCCCCCAATCATCTGCAGCGGCAGTTCACAGTCGACGCTCCGAACCAGTCCTGGGTGACCGATATCACCTATATCCGTACACACGAAGGCTGGCTGTACCTGAGCGTGGTCATCGACCTGTGGTCACGCATGGTCGTCGGGTGGTCCATGGGGCAGCGCATCGATACCCAGTTGGCGCTGGATGCCTTGCTGATGGCGCTGTGGCGGCGCCGCCCGCACCAGCAGGTGCTGATTCACTCGGATCAGGGGTGTCAGTTCACCGGCCACACCTGGCAAAGCTTCCTGCGCGAGCACAACCTGCTGTGCAGCATGAGCCGGCGCGGCAACTGCCACGACAACGCCGTGGCGGAGAGCTTCTTCCAGTTGCTCAAACGCGAGCGGGTGCGCCGACAGATCTATGCCACACGGCAGGAGGCCAAGTCCGACGTCTTCAACTACATCGAGATGTTCTACAACCCAACACGGCGCCATTCGAGCGCCAACGGACTATCGCCGGTAGAGTTCGAACAACGCCATTCCCCACGGCTCGTGGGTGTCTAG
- the glgB gene encoding 1,4-alpha-glucan branching protein GlgB — protein sequence MTALDFATPTKTAAQPEAPVVLPPGVDQMQVDVLTHGRLGDPFAVLGPHRLDTEDGPRWVVRAFYPGARRVQAIDSRGQIITEMDPIGRTGLFHGPLRADAQDVYGHPELYRLRIIWPAGTGHEAVQETEDPYAFGLLLGDLDLHLLNEGTHWALASCLGAQAMRLDGISGVRFAVWAPNAQRVSVVGEFNQWDGRRHPMRLRHQAGVWELFLPSGLGAGPGARYKFELIGADGRLVVKADPAARQTEPPPATASVVADPAPLRWNDDAWMQTRAERHKPDAPISIYEVHAGSWLRDLEDGGRNLHWDELADRLIPYVTALGFTHIELLPVAEHPFGGSWGYQPLGLFAPSARFGAPEAFARFVDRCHQAGLGVIVDWVPAHFPTDAHGLAQFDGTALYEHQDPREGFHQDWNTLIYNFGRNEVRGFLIASGLEWLERFHIDGLRVDAVASMLYRDYSRRAGEWVPNRYGGRENLEAVAFLQQMNTVVHERCPGAITIAEESTAWPGVTAPVEFNGLGFDYKWNMGWMHDTLHYMQRDPVYRQHHHDGMTFGLVYAFSEHFILPISHDEVVHGKGSLLGKMPGDEWQRLANLRAYLAFMWTHPGKKLLFMGCEFGQVGEWNHDASPEWHLLDDPRHRGVQRLVHDLNALYRNEPSLHARDTAPEGFNWVIGDDRTNSVFAFLRLDGDGRPMLVVANMTPVPREGYRIGVPPAEGATHWREVLNTDAAVYGGSDFGNSGAVDVDHVAAHGQGQSLVLRLPPLGVVVLKV from the coding sequence CGCATCGCCTCGATACCGAAGATGGCCCGCGCTGGGTCGTGCGCGCGTTCTATCCGGGGGCGCGCCGCGTGCAGGCCATCGACTCGCGCGGCCAGATCATCACGGAAATGGATCCGATCGGGCGTACAGGCTTGTTTCACGGCCCGCTGCGCGCCGATGCGCAGGATGTGTATGGCCACCCGGAGCTGTATCGCCTGCGCATCATCTGGCCCGCCGGCACCGGACATGAAGCCGTGCAGGAAACCGAAGACCCGTACGCCTTCGGTCTGCTGCTGGGTGACCTCGACCTGCATCTGCTCAACGAGGGCACGCATTGGGCGCTGGCAAGCTGTCTGGGCGCGCAGGCGATGCGCCTCGACGGTATCAGCGGCGTGCGCTTTGCGGTATGGGCGCCGAACGCGCAGCGCGTCTCGGTGGTGGGTGAGTTCAACCAGTGGGACGGCCGTCGCCACCCCATGCGCCTGCGCCACCAGGCCGGCGTGTGGGAACTGTTTCTGCCCAGCGGCCTGGGCGCGGGACCGGGCGCGCGCTACAAGTTCGAACTGATCGGCGCAGACGGCCGGCTGGTGGTCAAGGCCGACCCCGCCGCCCGCCAGACCGAACCGCCGCCCGCCACCGCATCCGTCGTCGCCGACCCGGCGCCGCTGCGCTGGAACGACGACGCATGGATGCAAACGCGCGCCGAACGCCACAAGCCCGACGCGCCCATCAGCATCTATGAAGTGCATGCCGGCTCCTGGCTGCGCGATCTGGAGGACGGCGGCCGCAACCTGCACTGGGATGAACTGGCCGACCGGCTGATCCCCTACGTCACCGCGCTCGGCTTCACGCACATTGAACTGCTGCCAGTGGCGGAACACCCGTTCGGCGGCAGTTGGGGCTATCAGCCGCTGGGGCTGTTCGCACCGTCTGCGCGCTTTGGGGCGCCCGAGGCGTTCGCGCGCTTTGTCGACCGCTGCCATCAGGCTGGCCTGGGCGTCATCGTCGATTGGGTGCCCGCGCACTTTCCGACCGACGCGCACGGGCTGGCGCAGTTTGACGGCACCGCGCTGTATGAACACCAGGACCCGCGCGAAGGTTTCCATCAGGACTGGAACACGCTCATCTACAACTTCGGCCGCAACGAAGTGCGCGGATTCCTCATCGCGAGCGGGCTGGAATGGCTGGAGCGGTTCCACATTGACGGCCTGCGCGTGGATGCCGTGGCGTCGATGCTCTATCGCGACTACTCGCGCCGCGCCGGCGAATGGGTGCCCAACCGCTACGGCGGCCGCGAAAACCTCGAAGCCGTGGCGTTCCTGCAGCAGATGAATACGGTCGTGCACGAACGCTGCCCCGGCGCCATCACCATCGCCGAAGAGTCGACCGCCTGGCCTGGCGTGACCGCGCCCGTGGAATTCAATGGCCTGGGCTTCGACTACAAGTGGAACATGGGTTGGATGCACGACACGCTGCACTACATGCAGCGCGACCCGGTGTACCGGCAGCACCATCACGACGGCATGACGTTCGGGCTGGTGTACGCGTTCTCCGAGCACTTCATCCTGCCGATCTCGCATGACGAAGTGGTGCACGGCAAGGGCTCGCTGCTGGGCAAGATGCCCGGCGATGAATGGCAACGGCTGGCGAACCTGCGCGCCTACCTCGCGTTCATGTGGACGCACCCCGGCAAGAAGTTGCTGTTCATGGGCTGCGAGTTCGGGCAAGTGGGCGAGTGGAACCACGATGCATCGCCCGAATGGCATCTGCTGGACGACCCGCGGCACCGTGGCGTGCAGCGGCTGGTGCACGACCTCAATGCGCTGTACCGGAATGAACCGTCATTGCATGCGCGGGACACCGCGCCGGAAGGGTTCAACTGGGTGATTGGCGACGACCGCACCAACAGCGTGTTTGCTTTCCTGCGGCTGGATGGCGACGGGCGGCCGATGCTCGTGGTAGCGAACATGACGCCGGTACCGCGGGAAGGGTATCGCATTGGCGTGCCACCTGCTGAAGGCGCCACGCATTGGCGGGAAGTGCTGAACACGGATGCTGCCGTGTATGGCGGCAGCGATTTCGGGAACAGCGGAGCGGTGGATGTGGACCACGTGGCTGCGCATGGGCAGGGGCAGTCGTTGGTGTTGAGGCTGCCGCCGCTGGGGGTTGTTGTTTTGAAGGTTTGA